The DNA sequence GTTGAcggaaaaattgattaattatgcGTTATAGTTACCAAGAATGTGATCTTTATCTTAATTTCTACATAACTATAAACAGATATAGATATTTATTTAGGATAAagatgacaaaataaaataaaattgaagaactTTAAccaagtatttttatttatatatccaCATGATTTTGTTTGAGGCATGAGAAGGCCAGCACCATGCGTGTGTTGGAGTTGACATGATAAAATAGTATTTGATATATAGAATTTTATCATCATCACATTGTAGCCGTTGGAAAGTATGAAGAAACGACTTTTTGAAACCCCAAAAACAAACGAAAAGAAGGGGCTACCTTATCTATGAcgggaaaagaaaggaaaggagaAGGGACCTACATGGAAACAAACAATCAGCGCCTGAGCCAGAGAGAATTCAATGCAATGCAACATAATAATGCCAGGACACAAACGTTAACCAACCATGATTTTGTCCGTAACTGTACCACATAACGAAActcactctcttttttttttcatcgtAATTCGGGCTCTTCCTGTTACTTCCTGCACAAAACTGAAACCCCAACAACACACAGAGGTTTGAGATCCATTTCTTTTCCTTGCTTGTGTTGTGAAACCATTcaccttttcttttctaatctGGAAACAGAGAAACAGAGAATTCtggtttggaaaaaaaaaattaaataaaattgcttGGTAGATTCGGTTTTCAATGTATTTCCTTGTTAGAAATGCGTGGCGGTGTTCTTTGCCAATATATCCTCGTGTAAACCGCGATTTTCTTACgattttttctgtattttcttgaagcctttgcttttttttttttaccaaagaaAAAAGGTTTATTGCTGAGATTTTCTTTCTACTTTGCCTCAATTTATTTGCTGTCACCAGATACATTACCTTGTTCTGCTTTCTGATCAACGTTGTGAATGATGAAGGTAAATATCAAGGAATTGTTTCTGAGCCACAGACAACACGTGGAATAGACTCTTAAAAACTTGATTTTCTCCTCCCCCAAACATCTATGGTCATTTTCGTAGGTTATATGTATATCATCTATTTGCTATGCTAACATACCTTAGAGTTAGAGCCATCAGGTTCATTTAACGGTGAAATTGATCACttggaaaatattaaaaaatatatatatgtattcaaAAGTTGTTTCTCTGATACTATGGTAGTCATAAAATTGCAATTGTTATCTTGTGTGTTCAGGAATAAGTGATTGCTTGGACATTTAGAAAGCGGCATGGCTGAAAGTGATATAAGAGCCATGAAGGAGACACTCCGCGCCCAACAGCAACTTCTGCAGAAGCTATATGCGGAGTTGGATGAGGAAAGGGAAGCCTCAGCAACTGCAGCCAGTGAAGCCATGGACATGATAGTGCGGTTGCAAGGAGAGAAGGCCGCGGTGAAGATGGAGGCGAGTCACTACAAGAGAATGGCAGAGGAGAAGATAGGTCATGCTGAGGCCACTCTTGAAGTTTTTGAAGAGCTTATGTATCAGAAGGAAATGGAAATTACTTCTCTTGAGTATCAAGTCCTggcttataaaaacaaacttctcACGTTGGGGTCTGATTTCAATGCAAGTGATTTTGAATTCGATGAGGACCTGTTGTTGAGTAGAAATGATCAACAACAAAATGGAGAAAATGGTCAAGCTTGTAGCACGGTAAGAAGGCTAAGTTCACTTCCCCCTATTCCGTTAAAGAACAACTTGAGATCTGCTAGGAAGAGAGATAGATCACCTAGTCCTGTTCCGGTTCCAGATATGGTTCATAACATAATGGAGAGTGATACTGATCAAGAAGTTACTTCTCCAAGCTTGGATTTACCGAGAAAATCGGTAGACTATGGACATGGAACTCTTGATGCATACTGGAACCAGATCCAGACGTTAGATGAAAAAGTGAAAGTGATTTCAGATTGTAAAGAATCAGGAGGAGAAAAACGCACCACATTGAGGAGTAGAAGAGGGAGATCATGTTCAGTGTTTTCACAAGCAAGCACCAAGATAACCTGTGACCTAACTGATAGAGTAGGCCCTACTTGTTCAGATAAAGTAAATCACAGTGAAGGTACATACGATGGAGAAGCAGTTGCTATTCCCTCATGCTCCGGTAATGTCCATGATGTGTTTGAAGTCCCACAAACGAGTGAAAAGCATAAAGCAAGTGGAAATGGGAAAAGAAGACTTGAGAGATGGAGTTCAGATGCAGATAACAGATTGACAAAACCAGACTCGGTGTCTGAGGAAGTCATTGAATCGCATGTTAAACATGACATGGACAAGCTAAAGAGCATGATGATTAGTGGAAACCATGAAATCAAAATACCTAGTCCCAAAGATATGAAGACCATTGTTTGGCAGAGAAAAGAAGGGATGGATGGGGATTGCAATGCTCATGCTGAGTTTCAAAAGTTGCATCAGAGAATTGATCAGCTTGAGAGGGAGACAATCAATGCAAGGAAAGAGATTATGCATGAAGTGAATGGGAAAGAGCATGTGAGGTTGTTGAAGGACATATGCAGCCAACTCAAGTTAATGGAGTCAGAGATGAGAAGTTGGAAAACCCAAAAAGCACCACCTAAGAGTAGTAAGAGGGATAATTGTTTGGATCCTCTTCAAGAGGTAATGCATACTCTAGTGCTTTTGCCTTCTTTTGAGAAGAATTGTCTGTTGCATGCAAATATCTCCTTTATTTGATTCTCCCATTCCAAGGCTAATAGTTTTTTGTTTGATAATATTACATTTGATGATGGAATTATTTGTATTCTTCTTCACCTCTGAAATAATTGGTTTCCAAATTTCTGTGAACAGGCAATGGTGTACTTCTGGATTTGATCTAGTGAATACGGAAAGACCATCTCAGACAGCCAATTAACTCGGTGCATCATTAGGTGTCCGCAAAGAGGATTATGTGTGGTATTAGTA is a window from the Glycine max cultivar Williams 82 chromosome 2, Glycine_max_v4.0, whole genome shotgun sequence genome containing:
- the LOC102661770 gene encoding myosin-binding protein 7; the encoded protein is MAESDIRAMKETLRAQQQLLQKLYAELDEEREASATAASEAMDMIVRLQGEKAAVKMEASHYKRMAEEKIGHAEATLEVFEELMYQKEMEITSLEYQVLAYKNKLLTLGSDFNASDFEFDEDLLLSRNDQQQNGENGQACSTVRRLSSLPPIPLKNNLRSARKRDRSPSPVPVPDMVHNIMESDTDQEVTSPSLDLPRKSVDYGHGTLDAYWNQIQTLDEKVKVISDCKESGGEKRTTLRSRRGRSCSVFSQASTKITCDLTDRVGPTCSDKVNHSEGTYDGEAVAIPSCSGNVHDVFEVPQTSEKHKASGNGKRRLERWSSDADNRLTKPDSVSEEVIESHVKHDMDKLKSMMISGNHEIKIPSPKDMKTIVWQRKEGMDGDCNAHAEFQKLHQRIDQLERETINARKEIMHEVNGKEHVRLLKDICSQLKLMESEMRSWKTQKAPPKSSKRDNCLDPLQEAMVYFWI